A region from the Branchiostoma lanceolatum isolate klBraLanc5 chromosome 2, klBraLanc5.hap2, whole genome shotgun sequence genome encodes:
- the LOC136427963 gene encoding regulation of nuclear pre-mRNA domain-containing protein 2-like isoform X2 has product MASLNVENFERKLAGLQNTMDSIQTLSLWIVHHKSSHQQIVQVWMKHLRKSKPPEKLNLMYLCNDVLQNGRRKGATAYNESFKTVLVEAASLTRDSTIRKSVDRIFNIWEERSVYDSDFITQLKGALVSSKVRPKKVNTKVLAEFKPQKLIDSISSFKRLEDDMIFRQQQFSQLRVDVTSSETLKQLKDRQGGKKFSEEFDEATEKLEEFVKSMDKQLAERKKMVELVEQAEIFYSTQHSEAKIVANAYKNFGTRISNFKKRIDQYKKDLPDPDSPIPSPSEDAPSPGSTPPPEEPDTREVEDMDISDDDEEGKAASNIVAVTPSKSITRTGTGIRPSHSHTGPASKRAKLVQNEKPTTASAIAATAAGSNILELLQNVGVTDPSTLKKMNAAQLVSLLSKTEPKSTAEGEESPDVKKVHSAKTETVDAEELTPAGVSTSFLSQASQKEKPAAGSGESSLDSRLREMMSNAPSLPQAVSGLFDSPVRKSHQESPKAAAGKPSKSATEGNTKSSPSKSTVWPQKPVQHVPATVPPVPPQPDVGGDKTPEGGVTPEGGMTPPDDIGTPLHDEEGGATPVQDEEPVANAPDLLSRLINQTSEGGRTRQSDLLSKLAGLVKLGKGGQAETQTVMSAGQGGTPQGAPISSVLPPQNPMPGLQQYHQPAKGMKVKPSSTPRGILKNANGPGVSLPMASPPGVPSRSILKNKSVPAVGRGTPVGAPPRGIAQLGGGVDNSSRLQSPQGSIPGNATEFQGVGRGGGMMPQRLPIGDSQFNASGPPVTNAPLQGPRIPTVTDGKPDFRGQQAQGTPRGQFGQANHMNEGGFGQGQPIQRIGDAGVVQGQPIQRLGEQNDLGAGRGQPIQRLGGSAMAGQPIQRLGGRGSGAFRGQNPERRQSIDVVQRDRPQQFDRDRNIDPGTLTAVNSGSQPSVPQGSPIARLEPRSEPGPSFGPRDPFYSPRPRQQASPRLHGPRPGHRPPGPRHHGPRPHGPRQFGFGPRSPPPRKPPPPPPYPPPPGAYRQRQPFQARPRY; this is encoded by the exons atggcgtccctGAACGTGGAAAATTTTGAGCGCAAACTGGCGGGACTACAGAACACGATGGACAGTATCCAAACACTCTCCCTCTGGATCGTGCACCACAAGAGCAGCCACCAACAGATCGTGCAGGTGTGGATGAAGCATCTTCGGAAAT CCAAGCCTCCGGAAAAGCTGAACCTGATGTACCTCTGCAATGATGTACTACAAAATGGGCGGAGGAAGGGTGCCACTGCCTATAACGAGTCCTTCAAGACTGTGCTGGTAGAAGCAGCTTCCCTGACCAG AGATTCCACTATCCGTAAGTCTGTGGACAGGATCTTCAACATCTGGGAGGAGAGAAGTGTGTATGACAGTGACTTCATCACACAGCTTAAGGGAGCACTGG TGAGTTCAAAAGTCCGGCCCAAGAAGGTGAACACAAAGGTTCTTGCAGAGTTCAAG CCTCAGAAGCTGATTGACAGCATCAGTTCCTTCAAGCGACTGGAAGATGACATGATATTCCGACAacagcagttcagtcagctacGGGTGGATGTCACAAGTAGTGAAACACTCAAGCAACTTAAAG ATCGACAAGGAGGGAAGAAGTTTTCGGAGGAGTTTGACGAGGCGACAGAAAAGCTGGAGGAGTTTGTGAAGAGCATGGACAAGCAGTTGGCGGAGAGGAAAAAGATGGTGGAGTTGGTGGAGCAGGCTGAGATCTTCTACTCAACACAACACAGCGAAGCCAAGATAGTGGCAAAT GCCTACAAGAACTTTGGCACGAGAATCTCCAATTTTAAGAAGAGAATTGACCAGTACAAGAAGGACCTGCCAGACCCAGACAGTCCCATCCCCTCTCCGTCAGAAGACGCGCCATCGCCGGGCAGCACCCCACCCCCCGAGGAACCTGACACCAGGGAGGTGGAGGACATGGACATCTCAGATGACGACGAGGAAGGGAAGGCTGCTTCAAACATTGTTG CTGTGACACCAAGCAAGTCCATAACCAGGACAGGCACAGGGATCAGACCCTCCCACTCACACACAGGTCCAGCCAGCAAGAGAGCCAAGCTGGTGCAGAACGAGAAACCCACCACGGCCTCTGCCATTGCTGCGACCGCGGCTGGCTCCAACATCCTGGAACTGTTGCAAAACGTGGGGGTCACCGATCCCTCCACCCTCAAGAAAATGAACGCAGCTCAGTTAGTGTCTTTACTGTCAAAGACAGAGCCCAAGTCTACTGCTGAAGGAGAGGAATCCCCGGACGTTAAGAAAGTCCACTCCGCCAAGACTGAGACAGTAGACGCTGAAGAGTTGACTCCTGCGGGGGTGTCAACAAGTTTTCTGTCGCAGGCCAGTCAGAAAGAGAAGCCAGCAGCAGGTAGTGGCGAGAGCAGCTTGGACTCCAGGTTAAGGGAAATGATGAGCAATGCACCAAGTTTGCCTCAAGCGGTCTCGGGTCTTTTTGACTCGCCAGTAAGGAAATCTCACCAGGAGTCCCCGAAAGCTGCTGCTGGTAAACCCAGTAAAAGTGCAACGGAAGGTAACACTAAGTCAAGCCCGTCAAAATCCACGGTTTGGCCGCAGAAGCCGGTACAGCATGTCCCCGCCACTGTCCCCCCTGTCCCTCCACAGCCTGATGTAGGCGGTGACAAAACACCTGAGGGTGGGGTGACTCCTGAGGGGGGCATGACACCCCCTGATGACATTGGAACCCCCCTCCATGACGAGGAAGGGGGTGCTACTCCCGTACAAGACGAAGAACCCGTGGCAAACGCACCCGATCTCTTATCTAGGTTGATTAACCAGACTAGTGAAGGTGGCAGAACACGACAGTCTGACTTGTTGTCTAAACTAGCAGGGTTGGTAAAGCTGGGGAAGGGGGGTCAGGCAGAGACTCAGACCGTTATGAGCGCAGGGCAGGGCGGCACTCCCCAGGGTGCGCCCATCTCCAGTGTCCTCCCTCCACAGAACCCAATGCCTGGACTACAGCAGTATCATCAACCAGCGAAAGGTATGAAGGTTAAACCCTCCTCCACTCCCAGGGGAATCTTGAAGAATGCAAACGGCCCCGGAGTATCCTTACCTATGGCGTCACCACCCGGAGTTCCTTCTAGGAGTATCCTGAAGAACAAGAGCGTCCCGGCTGTGGGTAGAGGCACTCCCGTAGGTGCCCCTCCCAGGGGTATAGCACAGTTAGGGGGTGGGGTGGACAATAGCTCAAGACTGCAGAGTCCTCAAGGTTCCATCCCAGGGAATGCTACAGAGTTTCAGGGTgtagggaggggagggggaaTGATGCCTCAGAGGTTACCAATAGGGGATAGCCAGTTCAACGCCAGCGGACCACCAGTTACAAATGCACCCCTACAGGGGCCACGGATTCCCACTGTCACGGATGGGAAGCCGGATTTCAGAGGGCAGCAGGCTCAGGGTACACCACGAGGTCAGTTTGGTCAGGCTAACCATATGAACGAAGGAGGGTTCGGTCAGGGCCAGCCCATTCAGCGGATAGGGGATGCAGGGGTAGTGCAGGGGCAGCCGATTCAGCGTCTGGGTGAACAAAACGATTTAGGTGCGGGACGGGGACAGCCAATACAACGGTTAGGTGGGAGCGCCATGGCGGGGCAGCCGATTCAGCGGTTGGGCGGTCGCGGCAGCGGTGCCTTCCGCGGACAAAACCCGGAAAGGAGACAGTCAATCGATGTTGTCCAGCGTGACCGACCGCAACAGTTCGACCGCGACCGGAACATAGACCCGGGTACCCTGACAGCTGTAAATAGCGGCTCACAGCCCAGTGTTCCCCAGGGGAGCCCCATTGCTAGACTGGAGCCCAGGTCTGAACCAGGGCCCAGCTTCGGGCCCAGAGACCCTTTCTACTCACCACGTCCTCGCCAGCAAGCCAGCCCCAGGCTACATGGCCCCCGGCCAGGTCACCGGCCACCCGGGCCCAGACACCACGGGCCGAGGCCGCACGGGCCCAGACAGTTTGGGTTTGGGCCGAGATCACCCCCTCCCAGAAAACCTCCTCCCCCACCACCGTACCCGCCACCCCCTGGTGCATACAGACAGAGACAGCCGTTTCAGGCTCGTCCACGTTACTGA
- the LOC136427963 gene encoding regulation of nuclear pre-mRNA domain-containing protein 2-like isoform X1: MASLNVENFERKLAGLQNTMDSIQTLSLWIVHHKSSHQQIVQVWMKHLRKSKPPEKLNLMYLCNDVLQNGRRKGATAYNESFKTVLVEAASLTRDSTIRKSVDRIFNIWEERSVYDSDFITQLKGALVSSKVRPKKVNTKVLAEFKPQKLIDSISSFKRLEDDMIFRQQQFSQLRVDVTSSETLKQLKDPHGRNQFFKKFGKLSSRDGLSQHPERETADYTYRQGGKKFSEEFDEATEKLEEFVKSMDKQLAERKKMVELVEQAEIFYSTQHSEAKIVANAYKNFGTRISNFKKRIDQYKKDLPDPDSPIPSPSEDAPSPGSTPPPEEPDTREVEDMDISDDDEEGKAASNIVAVTPSKSITRTGTGIRPSHSHTGPASKRAKLVQNEKPTTASAIAATAAGSNILELLQNVGVTDPSTLKKMNAAQLVSLLSKTEPKSTAEGEESPDVKKVHSAKTETVDAEELTPAGVSTSFLSQASQKEKPAAGSGESSLDSRLREMMSNAPSLPQAVSGLFDSPVRKSHQESPKAAAGKPSKSATEGNTKSSPSKSTVWPQKPVQHVPATVPPVPPQPDVGGDKTPEGGVTPEGGMTPPDDIGTPLHDEEGGATPVQDEEPVANAPDLLSRLINQTSEGGRTRQSDLLSKLAGLVKLGKGGQAETQTVMSAGQGGTPQGAPISSVLPPQNPMPGLQQYHQPAKGMKVKPSSTPRGILKNANGPGVSLPMASPPGVPSRSILKNKSVPAVGRGTPVGAPPRGIAQLGGGVDNSSRLQSPQGSIPGNATEFQGVGRGGGMMPQRLPIGDSQFNASGPPVTNAPLQGPRIPTVTDGKPDFRGQQAQGTPRGQFGQANHMNEGGFGQGQPIQRIGDAGVVQGQPIQRLGEQNDLGAGRGQPIQRLGGSAMAGQPIQRLGGRGSGAFRGQNPERRQSIDVVQRDRPQQFDRDRNIDPGTLTAVNSGSQPSVPQGSPIARLEPRSEPGPSFGPRDPFYSPRPRQQASPRLHGPRPGHRPPGPRHHGPRPHGPRQFGFGPRSPPPRKPPPPPPYPPPPGAYRQRQPFQARPRY, encoded by the exons atggcgtccctGAACGTGGAAAATTTTGAGCGCAAACTGGCGGGACTACAGAACACGATGGACAGTATCCAAACACTCTCCCTCTGGATCGTGCACCACAAGAGCAGCCACCAACAGATCGTGCAGGTGTGGATGAAGCATCTTCGGAAAT CCAAGCCTCCGGAAAAGCTGAACCTGATGTACCTCTGCAATGATGTACTACAAAATGGGCGGAGGAAGGGTGCCACTGCCTATAACGAGTCCTTCAAGACTGTGCTGGTAGAAGCAGCTTCCCTGACCAG AGATTCCACTATCCGTAAGTCTGTGGACAGGATCTTCAACATCTGGGAGGAGAGAAGTGTGTATGACAGTGACTTCATCACACAGCTTAAGGGAGCACTGG TGAGTTCAAAAGTCCGGCCCAAGAAGGTGAACACAAAGGTTCTTGCAGAGTTCAAG CCTCAGAAGCTGATTGACAGCATCAGTTCCTTCAAGCGACTGGAAGATGACATGATATTCCGACAacagcagttcagtcagctacGGGTGGATGTCACAAGTAGTGAAACACTCAAGCAACTTAAAG ATCCGCATGGGCGCAATCAGTTCTTCAAAAAGTTTGGCAAGCTGTCGTCGAGAGATGGCCTCTCGCAGCATCCTGAAAGGGAGACTGCAGATTATACTT ATCGACAAGGAGGGAAGAAGTTTTCGGAGGAGTTTGACGAGGCGACAGAAAAGCTGGAGGAGTTTGTGAAGAGCATGGACAAGCAGTTGGCGGAGAGGAAAAAGATGGTGGAGTTGGTGGAGCAGGCTGAGATCTTCTACTCAACACAACACAGCGAAGCCAAGATAGTGGCAAAT GCCTACAAGAACTTTGGCACGAGAATCTCCAATTTTAAGAAGAGAATTGACCAGTACAAGAAGGACCTGCCAGACCCAGACAGTCCCATCCCCTCTCCGTCAGAAGACGCGCCATCGCCGGGCAGCACCCCACCCCCCGAGGAACCTGACACCAGGGAGGTGGAGGACATGGACATCTCAGATGACGACGAGGAAGGGAAGGCTGCTTCAAACATTGTTG CTGTGACACCAAGCAAGTCCATAACCAGGACAGGCACAGGGATCAGACCCTCCCACTCACACACAGGTCCAGCCAGCAAGAGAGCCAAGCTGGTGCAGAACGAGAAACCCACCACGGCCTCTGCCATTGCTGCGACCGCGGCTGGCTCCAACATCCTGGAACTGTTGCAAAACGTGGGGGTCACCGATCCCTCCACCCTCAAGAAAATGAACGCAGCTCAGTTAGTGTCTTTACTGTCAAAGACAGAGCCCAAGTCTACTGCTGAAGGAGAGGAATCCCCGGACGTTAAGAAAGTCCACTCCGCCAAGACTGAGACAGTAGACGCTGAAGAGTTGACTCCTGCGGGGGTGTCAACAAGTTTTCTGTCGCAGGCCAGTCAGAAAGAGAAGCCAGCAGCAGGTAGTGGCGAGAGCAGCTTGGACTCCAGGTTAAGGGAAATGATGAGCAATGCACCAAGTTTGCCTCAAGCGGTCTCGGGTCTTTTTGACTCGCCAGTAAGGAAATCTCACCAGGAGTCCCCGAAAGCTGCTGCTGGTAAACCCAGTAAAAGTGCAACGGAAGGTAACACTAAGTCAAGCCCGTCAAAATCCACGGTTTGGCCGCAGAAGCCGGTACAGCATGTCCCCGCCACTGTCCCCCCTGTCCCTCCACAGCCTGATGTAGGCGGTGACAAAACACCTGAGGGTGGGGTGACTCCTGAGGGGGGCATGACACCCCCTGATGACATTGGAACCCCCCTCCATGACGAGGAAGGGGGTGCTACTCCCGTACAAGACGAAGAACCCGTGGCAAACGCACCCGATCTCTTATCTAGGTTGATTAACCAGACTAGTGAAGGTGGCAGAACACGACAGTCTGACTTGTTGTCTAAACTAGCAGGGTTGGTAAAGCTGGGGAAGGGGGGTCAGGCAGAGACTCAGACCGTTATGAGCGCAGGGCAGGGCGGCACTCCCCAGGGTGCGCCCATCTCCAGTGTCCTCCCTCCACAGAACCCAATGCCTGGACTACAGCAGTATCATCAACCAGCGAAAGGTATGAAGGTTAAACCCTCCTCCACTCCCAGGGGAATCTTGAAGAATGCAAACGGCCCCGGAGTATCCTTACCTATGGCGTCACCACCCGGAGTTCCTTCTAGGAGTATCCTGAAGAACAAGAGCGTCCCGGCTGTGGGTAGAGGCACTCCCGTAGGTGCCCCTCCCAGGGGTATAGCACAGTTAGGGGGTGGGGTGGACAATAGCTCAAGACTGCAGAGTCCTCAAGGTTCCATCCCAGGGAATGCTACAGAGTTTCAGGGTgtagggaggggagggggaaTGATGCCTCAGAGGTTACCAATAGGGGATAGCCAGTTCAACGCCAGCGGACCACCAGTTACAAATGCACCCCTACAGGGGCCACGGATTCCCACTGTCACGGATGGGAAGCCGGATTTCAGAGGGCAGCAGGCTCAGGGTACACCACGAGGTCAGTTTGGTCAGGCTAACCATATGAACGAAGGAGGGTTCGGTCAGGGCCAGCCCATTCAGCGGATAGGGGATGCAGGGGTAGTGCAGGGGCAGCCGATTCAGCGTCTGGGTGAACAAAACGATTTAGGTGCGGGACGGGGACAGCCAATACAACGGTTAGGTGGGAGCGCCATGGCGGGGCAGCCGATTCAGCGGTTGGGCGGTCGCGGCAGCGGTGCCTTCCGCGGACAAAACCCGGAAAGGAGACAGTCAATCGATGTTGTCCAGCGTGACCGACCGCAACAGTTCGACCGCGACCGGAACATAGACCCGGGTACCCTGACAGCTGTAAATAGCGGCTCACAGCCCAGTGTTCCCCAGGGGAGCCCCATTGCTAGACTGGAGCCCAGGTCTGAACCAGGGCCCAGCTTCGGGCCCAGAGACCCTTTCTACTCACCACGTCCTCGCCAGCAAGCCAGCCCCAGGCTACATGGCCCCCGGCCAGGTCACCGGCCACCCGGGCCCAGACACCACGGGCCGAGGCCGCACGGGCCCAGACAGTTTGGGTTTGGGCCGAGATCACCCCCTCCCAGAAAACCTCCTCCCCCACCACCGTACCCGCCACCCCCTGGTGCATACAGACAGAGACAGCCGTTTCAGGCTCGTCCACGTTACTGA
- the LOC136427964 gene encoding uncharacterized protein, whose product MKVIQSIVYCLVGVCCFSVRLKYVTSAAAKRIPETHEDLSQQPCSVAARGYEDGDCIHQPDLEEDDTTQDQPAGLNPGFGHFGQHENTTVDEGLRNNDTLFDGSAAVPDMDTAAGGLRPDPAEDHETFPGCVTAGVSSCAGRCGEGFTAGEDKMCLCDLDCRHFGDCCPDYMELCGESWHEDSKRERRPIVTETSCSNRCYSDSSISATSCDCSQNCSRLGTCCSDFTDECENSAPGAPPDPARQAVPPAPYECRPSGNTGTFHWMVASCPATWRNSDISSQCGKIQLVSATKGFTGVNLTLPDAVYITPVVDVDTLTTYSNVFCAICNEASHMLESWRLSVQLSCSNVTSPNRYSLESLRDGLCEVLLFYFTPPDLYGARRCVPTYPVSLSPACPADPSTGLVAHVHSSVHMSFLNVFSALCHGVHVSDLDCGLPAAHFPHGNNNAQELDQSTLFLGQLFNFGSLVLGSDRPTDDVPRCPSDSFYDPIIDACRELYRAPPNLMHPNEPYDWCRNGSLLYNTSQVSVLPSGDALLLDGSDNLTCNATEYLIVENQAYVCTSCLSRYPGDGDGDDKGKGGGFAVQELLTTTMFSLSIASGIGFTAHGVYYRKFSSTPDRLKLQLVVMLTLAESLFLSRALLTLHTLQRLCMAVAILLHYCLLVTFLSMSSLAFDLFRKLCCNQFSSYGVPYRRYAVFSFGLPLILVSVCAFLDFSPWTEAVRVLYGGEHCWMDNPWASLLAFGVVVGFVVLSNSYFLVWIVMSLYRSARETSAARTGSEFALMRVCLRITTMMGLTWALGLVAPFVDNTAIWFVFTGLNSVQGLFIVIALTVKNCKTCGSKAALSETGKGSMQGSSEKGRLYHVAVRQEGCPNIGDNITKL is encoded by the exons ATGAAGGTGATACAGTCTATCGTCTATTGTCTGGTCGGCGTCTGTTGCTTCTCAGTCCGCTTGAAATACGTAACATCAGCGGCGGCAAAAAGAATCCCTGAAACCCACGAAGATTTGTCGCAGCAACCCTGCTCGGTGGCAGCTCGTGGATATGAAGATGGGGACTGCATCCACCAGCCGGATTTGGAAGAAGATGACACTACACAGGACCAACCAGCCGGGCTCAACCCCGGATTCGGCCATTTTGGACAACATGAGAACACGACAGTAGATGAGGGCTTGAGGAACAACGACACACTCTTTGATG GCAGCGCAGCCGTGCCGGACATGGACACTGCCGCCGGGGGGCTGCGGCCTGATCCCGCGGAAGACCACGAGACCTTTCCCGGGTGCGTCACCGCCGGTGTGTCGTCCTGTGCCGGGCGGTGCGGGGAGGGCTTCACCGCGGGGGAGGACAAGATGTGCCTGTGTGATCTCGACTGCCGACACTTCGGAGACTGCTGCCCGGACTACATGGAGCTCTGTGGCGAGAGTTGGCACGAGGATTCTAAGCGAG AACGGCGACCCATCGTGACGGAGACCTCCTGTTCTAACCGTTGCTACTCGGACAGCTCCATCAGTGCGACGTCTTGCGACTGCTCTCAGAACTGCAGCCGACTAGGCACCTGTTGCAGCGACTTCACCGATGAGTGCGAGAACTCCGCTCCCGGGGCACCTCCTGACCCAGCCCGCCAGGCAGTCCCACCGGCCCCCTACGAGTGCCGGCCCAGCGGGAACACCGGCACCTTCCACTGGATGGTGGCGAGCTGCCCGGCAACATGGCGCAACTCTGACATCAGCAGTCAATGCGGGAAGATTCAACTTGTTTCTGCAACTAAGGGCTTCACCGGTGTGAACCTCACCCTTCCAGACGCTGTGTACATCACTCCTGTAGTAGACGTGGACACCTTGACGACGTATTCGAACGTTTTCTGTGCGATTTGTAACGAGGCGTCGCACATGCTCGAGAGCTGGCGGCTTTCCGTTCAGTTGTCCTGCAGCAACGTTACGTCACCGAACCGTTACAGTTTAGAAAGCTTACGAGATGGGTTGTGTGAAgtgttattgttttattttactCCCCCTGACTTATATGGCGCTCGGCGGTGCGTACCGACTTACCCTGTGTCCCTAAGCCCGGCTTGTCCAGCGGACCCCTCTACTGGCCTGGTAGCACATGTTCACAGCAGTGTCCACATGAGTTTTCTTAACGTGTTCAGTGCACTTTGTCATGGTGTCCATGTGTCAGATCTAGATTGCGGGCTGCCCGCGGCACATTTCCCTCACGGCAACAACAACGCTCAAGAACTTGACCAGAGCACATTGTTTCTTGGCCAACTGTTTAATTTCGGCAGTTTGGTTCTGGGATCAGATAGGCCAACCGATGACGTGCCCCGATGCCCTTCGGATAGCTTCTATGATCCAATTATCGATGCCTGCCGTGAGCTGTACCGCGCTCCACCTAACTTGATGCACCCAAACGAACCGTATGATTGGTGTAGAAATGGCTCTTTACTCTACAACACGTCCCAGGTTTCCGTCCTGCCTAGCGGCGATGCTTTACTTCTGGACGGTTCAGACAACCTGACATGCAACGCGACAGAGTACCTCATCGTAGAGAACCAGGCTTATGTTTGCACATCGTGCTTAAGTCGTTATCCTGGTGATGGCGATGGTGACGATAAAGGTAAGGGGGGTGGTTTTGCAGTTCAGGAACTGCTAACAACCACCATGTTCAGCCTGTCCATTGCCTCTGGAATCGGCTTCACAGCCCACGGTGTGTACTACAGGAAGTTCTCTTCTACTCCGGACAGGCTCAAGCTGCAGCTCGTAGTCATGCTCACCCTGGCCGAGTCTCTCTTCCTTTCCCGTGCTTTACTTACACTGCATACCCTGCAGCGCTTATGCATGGCTGTTGCCATCCTGCTCCACTACTGCCTCCTCGTAACATTCCTGTCGATGTCCTCGCTTGCCTTTGATCTCTTCAGGAAGCTTTGCTGTAACCAGTTCAGCAGCTACGGCGTTCCGTACCGCCGCTATGCCGTGTTCAGCTTTGGCCTTCCGCTGATCCTGGTCAGCGTGTGTGCTTTCCTTGACTTTTCTCCATGGACAGAAGCGGTCCGTGTGTTGTACGGTGGTGAGCACTGCTGGATGGATAACCCTTGGGCTAGTCTGCTAGCATTCGGCGTGGTGGTAGGGTTTGTCGTTCTTTCCAATTCTTATTTCCTGGTGTGGATAGTCATGTCATTGTACCGCTCGGCCCGTGAGACGTCCGCCGCTCGCACGGGCTCGGAGTTTGCCCTGATGCGGGTTTGCCTCCGTATCACCACCATGATGGGGTTAACCTGGGCGTTGGGCTTGGTGGCGCCGTTCGTTGACAACACTGCCATTTGGTTTGTTTTCACGGGATTGAATAGCGTCCAGGGGTTGTTCATCGTCATCGCTCTTACTGTGAAGAACTGCAAAACGTGTGGTTCGAAAGCGGCGCTGTCGGAAACTGGGAAGGGAAGCATGCAGGGTTCGAGTGAGAAAGGCAGGCTCTACCACGTCGCTGTCCGCCAGGAAGGTTGTCCTAACATCGGCGACAACATAACTAAGTTGTAG